The Leishmania infantum JPCM5 genome chromosome 28 sequence ATATTTAGAGGTGGACTGTACTACGTTGGGTGCCAGCGCCTTTGACCGACTCGTGGGGATTGACTTGAAAGAGTACGTCTTTGCCGGCAGGGATGACGGTGAAGTGGTGCGGCATGCGTTCGCCGCACTGATTTTGCTCGACGACAGCCGGGAGTccaccacgccgccgctgcgcctctgtgCCGTTCGTCGAGACTGCagcacagagggagaggcagggTCATCCATGCCACTTACCGCGGTGGTGGGTACCGCCCCACCAGCGCCACTGGGTTCCTGCGCAGCCGTATTCATTGGTGAGGAGTCGCTTCCcctcagcgccgcgacgTTCCCGCCGCTCTCTAGGCTGGATTTGCGGTGTCGAAGTTGCCGCGCATCTCGCGGGCTGTGGTGGCTTTGCCGGGACTGGAGCAGggaggtggagctgcagtCATCACTGTGCATGGATGCGTCGCGCTGAGTGGCACGCGTGTTCGCGCCTTCGGAGGCTGCCTGTCGACGCAGCACAGGTTGGCCACCATTGTTGCTCTCCTCTGgcgccagcggtggtggtgagttGCCGCCCTCGGCAGCCCCGTTACACGCTGCCGCAGAGGCGTGGCGACAGCCCGTCTCTGTTGGCTTTGGCAACTCCGGGTGGAGTGGTACAAGCACGCTAGAGAACCTTGGGAACGAAACGTGGTCCTTCGCTACCGTGACGTCAGTGGGCGGTGCGACTTCAGCTGAGGTGTCCGATGCTGTCCACAGCGAGAGACTCGACGAGTTAGTGGTCGAGGAGTTGCCGCTGGCTACGGCGCAAGGCGCGCGCGATCCAGGCGAAGAAGACAAAGCCTCCCACGCGACGGTCGTCACGCGAGGCGAGCGCTCAGCGCAACAAGGCATCTGCAGAgggccaccgccgtcgtcgtccgccCCCGCGCCCACCCTGTCTACCAGGGAGAACggcacctccaccagcggtggtgccgcagctgctaGGCACGttgagccgccgccacctgcggCATCCGACATAGAGAGGAGGGGTGAAATGCAGTCGGCGGCCCCGGTGGCggtgagaggagggagaggcgcttGGCGTGACGCGGTCGTCGTTAGGGGCATCGGCGTCGGCCCCGCTGTTTCCGCAGTGGTCGGCTGCATCTCTGCTGCCTCATCGCAGGCGCCATTGCTGTTGCGAGCTCCACGAGCCCCATTCGGAGCTGCATCGAACCTCCCTCGCACGCTGTCAAAGTAGGGGTGCCCAAGTGCCTCCTCGACGGTGATgcgctccgccgcgtcgATGCGCAGAAGTCGATGGAGTAGGTTCAAGCCAGCCTTCGCAATGCGCCCTCCATAACGCTCGGTCAAATACGATCTCGTGCCCTGCTTCGACTCTGtgcgcttctgcgccgcgtccCTTGCGTCGCTTGCTCGCCGTGACTTCTGCTGCATCGACttggtgcgcagctgctgcggtggcgctgcgagcGGGTTCAAGGAGTGCAGGCGCAGTGTGCCACCGTTCCGCTttcgcaccgccgcctcgtaTGCCGCTGGGAAATCCCCGATGCGGGTCTGAATGAGCGAGAGCTGCTCCAGTTCCGTCTTGCCTGGCAACAACGGCTCACCATCGATGGCCTCCGCCATGATGGCTCCCACAGCCCACATATCCACAGCGTAGGTATAGCTGGGCATCCCCAGGAGCATCTCCGGGCTTCGGTACCACCGCGTCGCCACGTAGTTTGTCATGATCGCCTGATGATCAGCAAGGACAAGCTCGCTAAGCATAGCCGAATTTGCTGATGAGACAGAGGCGCCGTTGCACATTTGCGGCGTGTCATTAGGTGGCGGCAAGGAGCGAAGTCCGAAGCTGCCACTCTCGGCTATTGGTGAAGCCGATGGGCCGATGTCTTGCGAGGAGATGGAGAGCTGCTGTGCCTGCGGCTGAAGCTGCCGAGGAAGTGGCCGGCAAAACCCAAAGTCGCACAGGGAGGctgtgccgtcgtcgcgcacCAAGATGTTCTCCGGCTTCACATCACGGTGAATGATTCCGTTGCGATGACAGGAGCGAATGCCCAAGAGAATGGTGAAGAGAAGCACCACCAACGAGTCCTCAGGCAGGCCGTGCTGTACCTCCTCCAGAACGTCTAGCAGGCTGCGCGGTATGTACTCCATTACAAGGTACAGGCGGTTCTTCTGCTTGAACGtttcgagcagctgcgtcacgTTGGGCTCGCCCTTGAGCAGCTGCTCAACGCGCAGTTCCCGCAGCATTGCGACACGAACGTACGCGTTCGCCTGAAAGTTCTTGAACTGCTTCACCGCCACTATCCGATTTGTCCGCTTATCGCAGCACTTGAAGACAACCCCGTAGGTACCCTCGCCGATGACCTCGAGTACATCGTAGTTGTCCATCCTGCGAGTGCAGTGCGTGGGTGATTGAGGCTTCGCTTATTCCAGATGGTGCGAGGCGCGATACGCACACCAAAGCAAAAAGGAAGTGcgcgagaggggaggggccaagcaagcacgcacacgagagAAAGTGAGACTGATAATGAAAGGAAGCTAGGAAAGATGGAAAGAGGGCCACCAATACAAACCTAGGCGaggttgtgtgtgtgtgtgtgccgacGCTGAGAGACGATCTGATTTTCTTTCGCGAAAGGAATTTTCTCGACTGCCTCCCCGTCCGACTCGACTTACTTCTAAAGAAGCACGAGCACgggaaagggaaaaaaaaaacagagcaATCGAACCGCAGAAAGCTGCACGAGTCCGCACGGCACACGGCATACAGgtaaagggggagggggcaaaaAGCGCGAAAGCAATAGCCGACGAAAGACAAGAGTCTGTTCGTTCCTTCCCTTCAAAGCAAACGATGTAGAAAGGTACAGCTACGGAGAACGGCGGAGATGTGTTGTACTGTGCTGTaagtgcgtgtgtatgtgtgtggtgatggggagggggaggtggtCTCAGAACCCAGTGACACAAAGAGCTGaacaagcacgcgcacacgcacaggcaagGAGAAAATATGAGATGTGATGATgaagaacacacacacacaagtcCCAAGGGCTTTCGAATGGCTCGAGGGagtcgggggggggggcagcggaggtggtggtgaagagAAGTAAAAGTGTGAGCTGTTGGTTTAGGCGAAGGGGATGATCGGCACGAGATACACGGGAGAGTGAGAGAAAGCCCACCTCGGTGGGCCCAGGCCGTGCTTCTGGGGTTATGAAAAAGGGGGGGCTGTGCGGTCGGCGTCTGCTTCCAGGCAGCGAGGAAGTCCGGAgcagggggagaggggggttGGAAGCACTGTCAACACGAGGGgaacaaaaacgaaaggaaCCAAGAAGGGAAAGAAGGAATAAAAGACAAAAGGCGGAGGGCACCCGCAAAggcagcgaagagagaaCAGAAGCAGAGGAAGGCGGGGGAGAACAACGAGAAGAGCGCAAAGGGAAGGGGCAACGCGCACAGCCGCACGCGGCCCAGACAAGAGACCCGCAGCGCCAGACAGTCAAacaccacccacacacacacacacacccacacacacacaaagcagCCCAAGAGACGAGCGACTGTATGCAAAGAAAAGACGTAAGGGAGGATGGGGGTGGTGGAATACCAACAGTGAGCAACAGAAAAGGCGAACAAGACAACGGAAAgggagagacgcacgcacgacgctgaaaggaaaaaaggagaCTTTCATATCAGTCCCCGCGTTGGGGCTCGTGACGATCTCTACGCGTCGGTGTGCACAAGATGCTGGCGTGGGAATCGGTGTTTTAATGGCGATGGAAAGAAAAGTGCAAGTGAGATGGTGTAAATCCGTGTACGCTTTCCAACAGATGTTGCAGGTGAAGAAGGAATCGAAAGACAAGACGAGAGCAAAGACGAAAACTAGAAAAGGGAATGCAAAAGACAGAGAAACGAAGGAAGCAGAGATGCGGCgaacgcgaaaaaaaaaagagagaggcacacagagaggaagaaagatgcgtacacacacacacacgaggtATCACAAGAGGTGCGAGATCACACCAGACCGACGTCGAGAAGAAGAAAGCGCAATGCTCGAAACCAAGCAAGCATGCagacatatatatacacacagatacaccCGCAAGCGCACCACGcaccaaaaacaaaaacgcacCTGTCAACACTCTCGTGCAAGTGCTCAGCTGTCCGTTcgttgctgcggtggtggttCGATGAGATAACCTCACCTGGTACCACACAACGAAAAAAGACAAAGACCGAAGGGTTATCCAGGCAAGAAGGGTGGAATGCACGAAACAGCTCAAAGGGCATCAAAGGGAAAAGACCGGGGCGGGTTATCCGTTACTGGGAGGGGAGACCGAGAGAGGCCCTTGCTTCTCTGCAACTCCTCTTAGCTTTTGGTTCACTTTCACCGACTCTCGTTATCTATTTAAATAAGGGTGAGACTCTGCCTACGTGGCTATCCTCCTGTGCTCGTCGCCTCGATCCTGTGTATGCCTTCGACCGAAGCGTGCGTCAGCGTGTCAGAGATATACGCGTACCTGTCTTTTGTTCACCCACTCCGTATGTGATGTGGtgaacgagaaaaaaaaaaaggtagtCTAAATTTTCGTCTTCCGTATAGGCTACCTCTTAAGCCGTGCGCAAGCGGGCCGGCACCGTTTTGTGTGAAGGTCACCGACGCCCGTGCCGCGTCTGCCTgagcgtgtgcctgtgcgtgggtgtgtttgtgtatgtgtggttGTGTGGTAGATGCTTCTACTCGCTCGTGGATTGCGTCTTCGAACAGGCGCACAATCACAATCGCCTTTTGCGTGTAGAGGGTGCGTTAAG is a genomic window containing:
- a CDS encoding putative map kinase produces the protein MDNYDVLEVIGEGTYGVVFKCCDKRTNRIVAVKQFKNFQANAYVRVAMLRELRVEQLLKGEPNVTQLLETFKQKNRLYLVMEYIPRSLLDVLEEVQHGLPEDSLVVLLFTILLGIRSCHRNGIIHRDVKPENILVRDDGTASLCDFGFCRPLPRQLQPQAQQLSISSQDIGPSASPIAESGSFGLRSLPPPNDTPQMCNGASVSSANSAMLSELVLADHQAIMTNYVATRWYRSPEMLLGMPSYTYAVDMWAVGAIMAEAIDGEPLLPGKTELEQLSLIQTRIGDFPAAYEAAVRKRNGGTLRLHSLNPLAAPPQQLRTKSMQQKSRRASDARDAAQKRTESKQGTRSYLTERYGGRIAKAGLNLLHRLLRIDAAERITVEEALGHPYFDSVRGRFDAAPNGARGARNSNGACDEAAEMQPTTAETAGPTPMPLTTTASRQAPLPPLTATGAADCISPLLSMSDAAGGGGSTCLAAAAPPLVEVPFSLVDRVGAGADDDGGGPLQMPCCAERSPRVTTVAWEALSSSPGSRAPCAVASGNSSTTNSSSLSLWTASDTSAEVAPPTDVTVAKDHVSFPRFSSVLVPLHPELPKPTETGCRHASAAACNGAAEGGNSPPPLAPEESNNGGQPVLRRQAASEGANTRATQRDASMHSDDCSSTSLLQSRQSHHSPRDARQLRHRKSSLESGGNVAALRGSDSSPMNTAAQEPSGAGGAVPTTAVSGMDDPASPSVLQSRRTAQRRSGGVVDSRLSSSKISAANACRTTSPSSLPAKTYSFKSIPTSRSKALAPNVVQSTSKYDLMQSAPEDHTEKRRHPSGPVSAPRCQGSGRGVEKGAAANSKGAHTCSSSSSMMSNALRSARGDPGRTGGLGSATKERRSSVGRRIDGHGLHVVPAAPSCVNATTPASSCRATAQEPAEVSLLRRRSTAKSRPPPQPGRRTSTPTARGGIANGNHHSPTLPRPLFARSSPEAPALLSVSDARVGGGKKRGLSRFVSPHLPREVRPLPAPERFTLLQEIESLEFVVGPPSAVEVLAPVVAALVSHTPEHAESDTDAGGGTRDRNEGDTRASTIACAEHVVPASQPPEMLDNDVQPNGDRGGGNSSSSLTLGETRRRCSGTASSRAWAAKRDTAASGKTSALVEATANSKLEDNGRQQSLQRPPHPCGGTGGRPLRMDSNSHSGNTSTHNANATTVGSSRAAPSLIFRSSRTASSPLKLATIHPFSFALQGEGELRELSTNGCHASTSASTGMSFTTPNSVASPPTRRLAPALLRHHHPATAVGACLVQASTSLGPDPVFGSSAFSAHSPLVAKDSAWSPTLSPKPQKRSETDARRASMESPIVSLSGTRQQRCLSDIPIELSLSEELFADSAACGPRVRHRRHENATPLSTTPPLTMPDDLETVVLMGTPPAPRRTNQQRQDEVPCTATWSPTRSGATAMMSTSMPGNSAPFRGLDRDSDGSSAPFEGKGSAAKTEAVDITARTRRHSVAPALFAAAPKGVPALNEDDLTNVCETSSLPMRGSLEARGAGNGASTSSRKIPGPALAPPQPLLGGASVLSAQQLHAGGGRRKSRLVL